TTATTTGTGCTCTTATTCTCCAAAGATGACTTCAGGGCATGAGTTTGATTCTCCTGCATGTGGAATGTATGTGGCTGATTGACTCACGCTGTCTCCCCTGATGACCCTGCAGTACAGCTGTGAGACCGCCTGGGCTGTTCTAGAAGCTGGGGCTGGTCCTAGGCACTGCTCTCTGGGCACAGGGCACCCTTTCATTGACTTTCCTCATTAACACCTTATTAACACCTTTTGCAGGAAGCCTGGGGCCTCTCTTGCCAATTCCCCCAGAAAGCCATGATTCATCTCCACTTGCTTTCTGCTGAACTTCGCCCCTTCCCTAGATTGGAGATGTGGTTGGGGGAGAGGGTGTGGGCCAAGAGGGGGAGACAAGAAGAGAGCAAAGAGAACAGGCAACTCTTTAACAAAACCCCTGCCAGATCTCACCTCCCTCGTTCTACTCGCAAATCAGTGTGCAGATCCATTTGGGACCCTGGTAACCCGGgttatcttttctccttttgagTAAAGGAATGACAAGAGAGGTGACCATTTTCCCCTAGCCTGGAAATGTTCTGCTTCCTTGTTGAGGCCAGGATGAGCCACCACCTGCTCCCATGGGCCAGTGCCCTGGTGAGCAGACAGGAAAGACAAGGATTCTCCATCTCGGCcaccctttccatttctttccggGTTTATCCACAGTGCCTTAACTTCCTTTTTTACCCTTTCATCCATCTTCCGTATCTCTGGCGCCTTAATTCTGCTCCTTATCCAAAACCTGCTCTCAGGAATTGATCAGAGATCAATTATTTACAACTTAGCATGAGCGTTCATGATAGTGTGCATCTTCTTCCAGAGGTTTGTATACTTAAGCTTTTCACCAAAGTCTTCTTTATAAAGGAATTTCAGCCATTGTCAAGCAGGGAAGGGTGGTATGTTGATGGTACCTCCTAAGGAGCTGCCAGCTTAAACTGTGGCTTTGATGGGACGTTTCTGTGTATGTAATATTGAGAAGTGTTTcctcttaaaacaaaataaaactaagtaATAGGAAACTTTCAGGATGAAAAAAGAATCTAGTGATTTGTGTCACTCTAAATTATTACCCAAACCTtgtcacacatacacatttttataGGTGTGGCCCCTGAGGGCAGGCTAAGTAGCATGACACTTACCACCATATTATTTCATATTCCATGTCCTTTATTGACAGATTCACTCATCTGATTCTGGTTTTGGCTATTATCAAACtgtctgatttttcattgtcatAAACAGTGCTGCTTTGAATGgccctttaattttatttttctttgaggtGTAGTCCACCCAAATTCCTTTTGAAGAGAAGCCAATTGTTTACATAGGAGGAAGTCATCACACggaaaaatacaaaatcttgCCGTCAATGAGGGAAAAAGTAATTGGCTATGAGGTACCACCTATGCCTAttaagccagaaaaataaataaacagtgatAAAACCTAAATTGGGTGGTGCTGTGAGAAACAGGTACATTGTTGATGGTGCTATAAACTTGTTCAGTCTTCCTGAAAAGCAGTCTAGCAGGAAGCTACAAAAACCCTAAATGTAGGCAGACCCTAGGGCCCATGGTCCTACTCTGGAAATACAGCATATCCTAACGAAATGACTGTACACATGGTAAGCTTTCATCACTCGTGTCTATCACATTCCCATTTCCTCACTTTCCTTTTTAGGTTTCATTACACTTTgtcaagcaaaatattttttaaatttccagaggTTCAGATTAtccttctctgatttttttttttcaatagttagAAATGTATCTCCCCTTCACAGTGGAGATAAAtctgccattttgttttctttagtattttataAGGCTTTTGTGGTCGTTGCTTGTCTCTTTCATTCTTTAAGCaatctggatttttaaattatatactgtAAACAGTCTAGTCCTTAGTTAGGTTGGTGCCTTTCCAGATTAAAACACAGGCTGGGAAtgcagccttggaaggttatctAGTTCAGTGGTTCCCACTTTGTCTGTATGCTGTATCACAAGggagcttaaaagaaaaagagagagatgaaaggTTCCTGGCCTCCACTCCTGGACATTCTGACTCAGTAGGCCTAGACTAGGGCCTGGAAACCTATACCCAGTCAGTATTTAGAAGCCactggtgtgatgaattgggagatcgggattgacatatatacactaatatgtataaaatggataactaatgagaacctgctgtataaaaaaaaaaattaaaaaagaaaccgcTGATCTGGTCGAACACACAACACCTAGATTCTCTTTAATGTCTCaccatatattaaataataaccCCTCTCCGCATTGTTGTGTGGCTTTAAAGAGGTTTCCTGGTACGGGTCCCAGTACCTAACTAAATCCAGGTGGCAAGAGGAAGCTCTCACCTGGGTGAAAAGTTCCAATGCATAGGAAGTTCCTTTAGAACTTCCTAGAAGCTCTCACCCAGACTTCAGACCTCAGGGAATGGCAAGAAGAAAAGCTGCCTGGCCCGGAGAGCCCCGTTAATCCTGAGTGTATCCAAGACATGTCACTTCCAAGACTTCACCCTACAGGagtcctgccccttccccaagcCAGCACCTGCGTCCAAAAAGTAGCCTGAAGGTTGAACAATGATCCAGTTGCTGGATGAGCCAGTCGATCCCATTGATTCTAGCTCCTTCTCTCCCTGACACGTGTTCCTTTCTACTACTGATTATGTGATAGGTCCTAGCATCCTACAGAGCCAGGAGATGAGAGACTGATACCCAGCTGTGCCTGGGTCTGCATTTTCTTCATCCACCTGTGAGAAGAGGGTGGCCTACCTTCCAGGTCTGGCACCGGGCTCTCCAGCCTCCTATTCTCAGTACCCATAGCTTTTGGGAAGCTGCCTCTGGGGGCCAGGGAAGGCCAGTGATTGGCCTCGGGTTATGCAGAAATACAAGGTAGGGCTGAGGGTCCTCACGCTCACCCAGGCTCACTCCTTGTCCCTCTTTGTCCCAATGCCACGTGAAGTGAAGTCACTCCCGGGGATGCCTCCGAGCCCTGCCCCTGCCGTTGCCACCTTCAGCCAAGCCCCATGCCAGCCTCAGGCATCGCAGACCCTGACGCCACTGGCTGTACAAGCTGCCCCCCAGGTAAGGGCCACCCCAGGGAGCTGGACAGAGGGCAGTGGGCAGGAGCAAGGCATGGGATAGCCAACATGGGCTGGCCGTGGGATCTGGGAACTTCATGAGGCAGGACGGGGAAGGGGCTGTGGCTCGAGGGAGGGAGTCTCCTACTAGGTACCCCtggcctctcccctgccccaggtCAGGCCCCCTGGGAAAAGTAGATCTGCATTTGCCAGGTAATCTCCTTGGGTTCAGGAAGGATTATAGAGATTACATTAACTCCTTCAAGTCATCTAATGACTAAGTGAGTGAATACCCTTGTCAGCCCCTCTAGGGGATGCCTAGAAGAGTTCATGGCTTTTTGGTCCTCATTTAGAGCCAGGGGCAGCCCCAGCTCAGTGAgaagctgtctccaggggcctccaGGCATGCTGAGCTCCCTGTGACCTTTCACTGCAAGCACAGTTCTCCAAGGCATCCGTCAGGATTGTCCTCCATCAGAACCTCCCGGAGGCCCCTGTGGGTCTTGACCACTTGGTTccaccagcccctgccccctgctTCCTGGCCACAAAGCATTGGTCCTGTGGGCAAGGGCCTGGGGAAGGCTTGGGAGGCACCAGACCGTGGTGGGAGAGGCCTGTGACCCTTCCTGGCCCTTGAGCAGGGCTAGGCCCTGTCCCTGATATGAGCTGCTTCTCTGAAGGCGGTATAGTCCAGTCCAGGTGCCCCCTTGGGCGGGGTTGGGCCTCCAGCTAGGGCTTGTCTCTTCCCCGCCCTCACGCGGCCTTTTCCCACTGCCCTCAGAATGCTTTGTGTGTGCTCAGCTGGGTCTGAGAGACCCAGTGTTTGCGCTGTcgatgttgattttgtattttttcttttctttctgaaatctcGTTTGCTTTTGCAGGTCTTGACTCAGGAAAACTTAGCCACAGTTCTGACAGGAGTTATGGTTCCAGCAGGGGCAGTTACTCAACCTCTTCTTATCCCCATCAGTATTGCAGGTCAAGTGGCTGGTCAGCAGGGGCTGGCCGTGTGGACAATTCCTACAGCAACCGTGGCTGCCCTCCCAGGACTGACCGCTGCTTCTCCCACGGGGGGAATTTTCAAGCCACCTTTAGCCGGTCTCCAAGGTAACGGCAACTCTCCCCAGGACTGCACCAGGCTCCCCACCACCTTACACTACCATCCCTGCACGTGTGCTTGCCATGTTGGACTCCAAACCCGCGGCCCTCCCAGGGCGACAGCCCTGGAGTCTGGATCTGGTGTCCCAGGCACCCAGCCACAGAGCTGCTGCACCACCTTGGGACTCTAGGCCATGGTACCCTGCTGGCCCAGCAGGCCTCTCTTCCTTCAGCCAACTGTCTGAGACTACCCCTCCCCCCTACGCCAGAACTCACCCCGTGACCAGCCTCCTGAGAAGGACTGCAAGAAGATTCAACTTCTGGTTTTCAATCTACACCTCTCCAGGCCCAAGGGAGGGGGGATGAGAGAAGTTGGCGTGTGCCGCCCCCGCCAAGATCAAGTGAATCACAGCTGCCTGTCCCCCCTGCCCCAACCCCCCCTCGTTCTCGTGCCAGATCCCTTGGGATTGGAGCCTCCCTGGGCTACGGCTAGGCGTTTGAGCACCTCTGTCTCTGCCTTGCTCCGTAGCAGCTGCCGTGCTGAACGCCGCTCTCCCGGCACCTGTACAAGCTGCCCCACCGGCCCAGGCCTCCTCGCCCACCCGGCCCCGACCGCCAGCCCAGCCCCAGACGCTGATCCAGACCCAGCCGCTGCTGCAGACCACACCTGCCATTCTGCCGCAGCCCACTGCTGCCACCGcgactgcccccacccccaagccagtGGACAGCCCCCCACAGATCACCGTTCAGCCTGCAGGCTTCGCGTTTAGCCCAGGAATCGTAAGCTGCTGCCCCCACCAGGGGCTAAACGGGGATGGACCGAATCTCTGGCCAAGGGTGAACCTGACCCTTCCCTCGGGGGAGGAAGGAGGTAGAGGACCAGCCCCCTGAACACGGCTCTCTTGCAACACTTCGGCACAGATGGGCTCCTTCTGAGGCCTTCCCCTGCAGCTGCCAGCCCATCCGTCCCAGACAAGAGCAGACAACCTCTGCCAAGAGGGCTGGGCAAATCCTCCAGAAcctgaaccactggaccagccTTGGAGGGTGGGATGATGTCTGGGGATTGCAAACTTGTGAGCTGTCGCTAAGGTGGAGTTAGAGGCTGTTAGATGTGACTAGAGTCACATCAGCCCCTCCAGTCTGGCCTTTCTACTCTCCCAGGGCTAGCCCAAAAGGTCAGCCAGAGTTACTCCTCCATGACTGCGACCCCGCCCTTCCCTGCTCaccccctgcagcccctggcccTGGACACTGTTCAGCTGGTGGACTTGGGCCTGCAGCCCACATTTACCTCTGCCCAGCATCCATCCCCCCTGCCCCAGTACCCTCGGCCTTCTTCCCTCTGCCTTGGGCTCTTTCTCGCCCCATCGCCTCTGAGCAAGGCTCTTCCTCCACCCACAGATCAGTGCTGCTTCCCTCGGGGGACAGACCCAGATCCTGGGCTCCCTCACTGCAACTCCGGTCATTGCCAACGCCGTTCCCAGCATGCCGGGGATCAGCAGTCAGATCCTCACCAACGCTCAGGGACAGGCAAGTGGTCAAAGCCAGGCCGAGGGGTGGGGACTGGTGGAGATGCTGGCTGTGGACGAGGGGCAGGACGTGGGCTGAGGGTCATGGGAGCTCAACTAGGGTGACGAGCTGCTGTTCATACCTCTTGTGTGACAGCTCTCTGCTGATGCTGAGGCCAGGCAGGGGCGTAGCCCCCATCCAGCCCTGGTGGTACTCACTCTAGCTGGGGGTTTTCGTTTACGGAACACTCACTTTGTGACCAGcctctgtgctaggtgctttctCGTACATTATCCCACTTCTTGTTGAGTACACACCTACTGGGTGGAGATTTTTATTCCCGTTTTACAGGGGAGAaggctgaggttcagagaaattaagcCGCACCGTTAAAatgtggcagagcagggattcacATCCAGATCTGTCTGAATGCACATGCAAACCTACTCCTGCCCCACCACGGCTCTGGAGAGAGAATAAAGGAAGCGGCCCCTAGAGTGGGAATCCTTCACTTTCTGTGAGGACACAGGCCCAGAGGGGTTAAGTGATTTGTCTCAGTCCCTTCCTGCCAATGTGGGGATTTGGGTTGGGGGTGGACCTGGACGCTGCCCTCACACTTGGGGTCCCTATGTTTCCCCCCAGGTTATTGGAACACTTCCGTGGGTAGTGAACTCGGCCAGCATGGCGGCCCCAGCACCAGCCCAAAGCCTGCAGGTCCAGGCTGTGACCCCCCAGCTGTTGTTGAACGCCCAGGGCCAGGTGATCGCAGCCCTGGCCAGCAGCCCCCTGCCTTCTCCCGTGGCTGTCCGGAAGCCAAGCACTCCTGAGTCCCCCGCTAAGAGTGAGGTACAAGGGTTgggttgggggatgggggcaggcaGTGCCGTCTGGCATGGGTGGCCTCCCTCCAGGCTGTGAGCGGGACGACACTATTTCCTGAAGCCCCTGGGAAAGCAGGGCACCTCCCCAAAGCGGGGGGAGATTCCAGGGTAGAAGGTTCACACGAGTCCACGCATTCTCTGCCTGGAAAAACAGCACCACCGTCCCCTGACCCCTTACCTACACACACCCAGCATGTGTATATGTGCCCTCAGAGGTCAATAGCACTCTGAGAAAGCCAGGCAGGGGTGGTCAAAGTAAACTGGGCCTCGGCCAGCTCCAGGGTGAACAAATCGCTCGAAAGGCCCTGGGAGGTTCGTTCTGTACCCTCTCCCCCTTCACCCCTTCATCCCTCCACCCCTCCGCCCTGCACTGTGGCATTGATTATTCATTTATGTGTTCATTCTAGGAGCagtttttgagtgcctactata
The Globicephala melas chromosome 10, mGloMel1.2, whole genome shotgun sequence genome window above contains:
- the POU6F1 gene encoding POU domain, class 6, transcription factor 1 isoform X2 codes for the protein MDPGAGPDSSLTVNEQVIVMSGHETIRVLEVGVDAQIPAEEEGKALEGVAAEGSQSGGPTKAGEAAGEAGPDNPDSSAEATVKSLPGMPPSPAPAVATFSQAPCQPQASQTLTPLAVQAAPQVLTQENLATVLTGVMVPAGAVTQPLLIPISIAGQVAGQQGLAVWTIPTATVAALPGLTAASPTGGIFKPPLAGLQAAVLNAALPAPVQAAPPAQASSPTRPRPPAQPQTLIQTQPLLQTTPAILPQPTAATATAPTPKPVDSPPQITVQPAGFAFSPGIISAASLGGQTQILGSLTATPVIANAVPSMPGISSQILTNAQGQVIGTLPWVVNSASMAAPAPAQSLQVQAVTPQLLLNAQGQVIAALASSPLPSPVAVRKPSTPESPAKSEVQPIQPPAAMPQPAVVIASPAPAAKPAASAPIPITCSETPTVSQLVSKPHTPSLDEDGINLEEIREFAKNFKIRRLSLGLTQTQVGQALTATEGPAYSQSAICRFEKLDITPKSAQKLKPVLEKWLNEAELRNQEGQQNLMEFVGGEPSKKRKRRTSFTPQAIEALNAYFEKNPLPTGQEITEIAKELNYDREVVRVWFCNRRQTLKNTSKLNVFQIP
- the POU6F1 gene encoding POU domain, class 6, transcription factor 1 isoform X1, yielding MDPGAGPDSSLTVNEQVIVMSGHETIRVLEVGVDAQIPAEEEGKALEGVAAEGSQSGGPTKAGEAAGEAGPDNPDSSAEATVKSLPGMPPSPAPAVATFSQAPCQPQASQTLTPLAVQAAPQVLTQENLATVLTGVMVPAGAVTQPLLIPISIAGQVAGQQGLAVWTIPTATVAALPGLTAASPTGGIFKPPLAGLQAAAVLNAALPAPVQAAPPAQASSPTRPRPPAQPQTLIQTQPLLQTTPAILPQPTAATATAPTPKPVDSPPQITVQPAGFAFSPGIISAASLGGQTQILGSLTATPVIANAVPSMPGISSQILTNAQGQVIGTLPWVVNSASMAAPAPAQSLQVQAVTPQLLLNAQGQVIAALASSPLPSPVAVRKPSTPESPAKSEVQPIQPPAAMPQPAVVIASPAPAAKPAASAPIPITCSETPTVSQLVSKPHTPSLDEDGINLEEIREFAKNFKIRRLSLGLTQTQVGQALTATEGPAYSQSAICRFEKLDITPKSAQKLKPVLEKWLNEAELRNQEGQQNLMEFVGGEPSKKRKRRTSFTPQAIEALNAYFEKNPLPTGQEITEIAKELNYDREVVRVWFCNRRQTLKNTSKLNVFQIP
- the POU6F1 gene encoding POU domain, class 6, transcription factor 1 isoform X3, encoding MSGHETIRVLEVGVDAQIPAEEEGKALEGVAAEGSQSGGPTKAGEAAGEAGPDNPDSSAEATVKSLPGMPPSPAPAVATFSQAPCQPQASQTLTPLAVQAAPQVLTQENLATVLTGVMVPAGAVTQPLLIPISIAGQVAGQQGLAVWTIPTATVAALPGLTAASPTGGIFKPPLAGLQAAAVLNAALPAPVQAAPPAQASSPTRPRPPAQPQTLIQTQPLLQTTPAILPQPTAATATAPTPKPVDSPPQITVQPAGFAFSPGIISAASLGGQTQILGSLTATPVIANAVPSMPGISSQILTNAQGQVIGTLPWVVNSASMAAPAPAQSLQVQAVTPQLLLNAQGQVIAALASSPLPSPVAVRKPSTPESPAKSEVQPIQPPAAMPQPAVVIASPAPAAKPAASAPIPITCSETPTVSQLVSKPHTPSLDEDGINLEEIREFAKNFKIRRLSLGLTQTQVGQALTATEGPAYSQSAICRFEKLDITPKSAQKLKPVLEKWLNEAELRNQEGQQNLMEFVGGEPSKKRKRRTSFTPQAIEALNAYFEKNPLPTGQEITEIAKELNYDREVVRVWFCNRRQTLKNTSKLNVFQIP
- the POU6F1 gene encoding POU domain, class 6, transcription factor 1 isoform X4, whose protein sequence is MPPSPAPAVATFSQAPCQPQASQTLTPLAVQAAPQVLTQENLATVLTGVMVPAGAVTQPLLIPISIAGQVAGQQGLAVWTIPTATVAALPGLTAASPTGGIFKPPLAGLQAAAVLNAALPAPVQAAPPAQASSPTRPRPPAQPQTLIQTQPLLQTTPAILPQPTAATATAPTPKPVDSPPQITVQPAGFAFSPGIISAASLGGQTQILGSLTATPVIANAVPSMPGISSQILTNAQGQVIGTLPWVVNSASMAAPAPAQSLQVQAVTPQLLLNAQGQVIAALASSPLPSPVAVRKPSTPESPAKSEVQPIQPPAAMPQPAVVIASPAPAAKPAASAPIPITCSETPTVSQLVSKPHTPSLDEDGINLEEIREFAKNFKIRRLSLGLTQTQVGQALTATEGPAYSQSAICRFEKLDITPKSAQKLKPVLEKWLNEAELRNQEGQQNLMEFVGGEPSKKRKRRTSFTPQAIEALNAYFEKNPLPTGQEITEIAKELNYDREVVRVWFCNRRQTLKNTSKLNVFQIP